From the Chloroflexus aurantiacus J-10-fl genome, one window contains:
- a CDS encoding TspO/MBR family protein translates to MNTSLARPIFHLQQIGVVIGLLATIVTNVLANTLPLNGQTTGEISDRYPLFITPPGYVFSIWSLIYIGLIGYAIYQLLPAQATNPRLRAAAPWFGLSCVGNIAWLIFWHYNLPLLSLPAMLVVLGGLIGVYLALRGPGQAEVGEQWLVQPTFSLYLGWICVATLVNGGVLLYELGWRDTGTGGIVSTMVLLGLAAGLSWWFVHRWQDGILPLVVAWAASGIALKQATIVPLATMAWVVALLTAGMAVMVGVKRLRK, encoded by the coding sequence ATGAACACATCACTTGCTCGTCCAATATTTCATTTGCAACAGATTGGGGTGGTGATTGGCTTGCTGGCAACTATTGTGACCAACGTTCTGGCGAATACGTTGCCACTCAACGGCCAGACCACCGGTGAGATTTCAGACCGCTACCCTCTTTTTATCACACCGCCCGGCTATGTGTTCTCGATTTGGAGCTTGATTTATATCGGTCTCATTGGTTATGCGATCTATCAGCTTCTCCCGGCGCAGGCAACCAATCCCCGCCTGCGGGCCGCCGCGCCCTGGTTCGGACTGAGCTGTGTCGGCAATATTGCGTGGCTCATCTTCTGGCACTACAATCTGCCCCTGCTCTCACTACCGGCAATGCTGGTCGTGCTGGGTGGGCTGATTGGTGTCTATCTGGCCCTGCGTGGTCCCGGCCAGGCAGAGGTTGGCGAGCAGTGGCTGGTACAGCCAACGTTTAGCCTGTACCTGGGCTGGATTTGCGTCGCCACCCTGGTCAATGGTGGTGTCTTGCTGTACGAGCTGGGCTGGCGCGATACCGGCACCGGTGGGATTGTGAGTACGATGGTGCTGCTGGGACTGGCTGCCGGCCTGAGCTGGTGGTTTGTCCACCGCTGGCAAGATGGGATTTTGCCGCTGGTGGTAGCCTGGGCAGCCAGTGGGATCGCGCTTAAGCAAGCAACTATCGTGCCGCTTGCCACGATGGCGTGGGTGGTAGCGCTGCTTACGGCGGGGATGGCGGTCATGGTGGGAGTGAAGAGGCTCAGGAAATGA
- a CDS encoding SDH family Clp fold serine proteinase, protein MDFLSLLWLFFIISSLQPVIRQRMLDAARQRLLEQLERKRKSRVIVLIHRQETMSLLGFPLVRYINIEDSEAVLRAIKMTDRDIPIDLILHTPGGLVLAAEQIARALTKHAAKVTVFVPHYAMSGGTLIALAADEIVMDENAVLGPVDPQLGQHPAASILSVLERKPLSEIDDETLMMADIAEKAIRQVKRTVCELLRDKMPVERAEEVAHTLASGVWTHDYPITVSEARELGLPISTEVPEEIYQIMALYPQTAQRRPSVEYIPAPRSRQSSV, encoded by the coding sequence ATGGATTTCTTGTCACTGCTGTGGTTGTTCTTCATCATTTCATCGTTGCAGCCGGTGATCAGGCAGCGTATGCTCGACGCCGCACGTCAGCGTCTGCTCGAACAGTTGGAACGCAAGCGTAAGAGTCGGGTGATTGTCCTGATCCACCGTCAAGAGACCATGAGTCTGCTCGGTTTTCCACTGGTACGCTATATCAACATCGAAGACTCTGAAGCGGTATTGCGGGCGATTAAGATGACAGATCGCGATATTCCGATTGATCTGATCCTGCACACACCGGGTGGGTTAGTGCTGGCTGCCGAACAGATTGCCCGTGCCCTCACCAAACACGCCGCAAAGGTAACCGTCTTCGTTCCGCATTATGCAATGTCTGGCGGAACCTTGATTGCGCTGGCTGCCGATGAGATTGTGATGGACGAGAATGCCGTGTTGGGGCCGGTTGATCCACAGTTGGGCCAGCATCCGGCAGCTTCGATCCTGAGTGTTCTTGAACGCAAACCACTGAGCGAGATTGATGACGAGACGTTGATGATGGCCGATATTGCCGAAAAGGCTATTCGCCAGGTGAAGCGCACCGTTTGTGAGCTACTGCGTGACAAGATGCCGGTTGAGCGGGCCGAAGAAGTGGCTCACACCCTGGCCAGTGGGGTATGGACACACGATTATCCGATTACGGTCAGCGAAGCCCGCGAATTGGGTTTGCCGATCAGCACCGAAGTGCCAGAAGAGATTTATCAGATTATGGCGCTCTACCCACAAACGGCTCAGCGCCGGCCATCGGTTGAGTATATCCCAGCACCGCGCTCACGTCAGTCGAGTGTTTGA
- a CDS encoding xanthine dehydrogenase family protein molybdopterin-binding subunit, with amino-acid sequence MTQQAPHRYLGKARKLVDGVEKVTGRARYAGDVSLPGMLHGKLALSLFAHARITRIDTAAALKIPGVVAVLTADDLPTRNRQPSSRQTTTLAREVVRYRGEPVALVLATSLAAAEDGVAALQIDYEPLPAPVTAEAALDPAAPVIWPQGAPKADTDLTAAHAAVARGEEQSDHVASNIHEQKRFSRGDALAALATAEVVVAGTYRTAIVHQGYLEPHAVVADIEPIRKHITLYTSTQGQFGVRDEVARLLGLRTSQVTVVPMTVGGGFGAKYGILDPLAAAAALAVGRPVRIVLDRSEDFLTTTPSPASTITIKLGATREGVLTAIVAEMVIDNGVYPFTLGGIMSTLLGGYYRCPNVQIDVVEVLTHKPQAGAYRAPGAPQVTFALESSIDELARRLELDPLELRLRNAATTGDPMGNNDPWPSMGLRQVLEAAANHPLWRERTPGSGVGLAIGGWPCGMSPAAAVCRVDTDGIVRVHVGSVDISGVNSSFVLVAAEILGVPPEQVEIVAGDTRSGPFAGPSGGSQITYSVAGAVAAAAQEARRQLLEVAADMLEARIDDLDLRDGAIHVRGLPGRTLPIGEVARRAQEQQGGPGPIVGEGRTAPAENAPGFVAHIVQVTVDNETGRVQPLRYVAIQDVGFPLNPLMVEGQIHGGAVQGIGWGLHEALRYDENGELLTASLMDYTLPRAADVPSIETVLVTNPAPNGPFGARGVGEPPITAGAAALANAIRDATGARIYELPMRDEVVWRAMQKGVNKQ; translated from the coding sequence ATGACACAACAAGCCCCGCATCGCTACCTTGGCAAAGCGCGTAAATTAGTCGATGGCGTCGAGAAGGTGACCGGTCGTGCCCGTTACGCCGGAGATGTTTCCCTGCCGGGTATGCTGCACGGCAAGCTGGCCCTCAGCCTGTTCGCCCATGCCCGAATTACCCGGATCGATACTGCGGCGGCGCTGAAGATTCCCGGCGTGGTCGCGGTATTGACTGCCGACGATCTACCCACACGCAATCGGCAGCCCTCATCACGACAGACGACAACCCTCGCCAGAGAGGTTGTTCGCTACCGTGGTGAACCGGTTGCGCTGGTTCTGGCCACCAGTCTGGCGGCTGCCGAGGATGGTGTGGCTGCCTTGCAGATCGATTATGAACCGTTGCCGGCACCGGTTACTGCGGAAGCCGCCCTCGATCCGGCGGCACCGGTGATTTGGCCGCAAGGCGCGCCGAAGGCCGACACCGATTTAACTGCGGCCCACGCCGCCGTGGCCCGTGGCGAAGAGCAGAGTGACCACGTCGCCTCGAACATCCATGAACAGAAACGCTTCAGTCGGGGTGATGCCCTGGCGGCGCTCGCCACTGCTGAGGTGGTGGTCGCAGGCACCTATCGAACGGCGATAGTCCACCAGGGCTACCTGGAACCGCACGCCGTAGTCGCCGATATCGAACCGATCCGCAAACACATTACCCTGTACACCAGCACGCAGGGGCAGTTTGGGGTTCGCGATGAAGTCGCTCGTTTGCTTGGACTGCGGACAAGTCAGGTAACGGTGGTACCGATGACGGTCGGCGGTGGGTTTGGCGCCAAATACGGCATTCTCGATCCACTGGCTGCCGCTGCTGCGCTGGCCGTTGGGCGTCCGGTACGGATCGTCCTTGACCGCAGTGAAGACTTTCTGACCACCACCCCCTCACCGGCCAGTACCATCACGATCAAACTGGGGGCAACTCGTGAAGGAGTCCTCACGGCAATAGTGGCCGAGATGGTGATCGACAACGGCGTCTACCCCTTCACGCTGGGCGGCATCATGAGCACGCTACTCGGCGGCTACTACCGCTGCCCCAACGTCCAGATTGATGTGGTTGAAGTCCTCACCCACAAACCCCAGGCCGGCGCATACCGTGCGCCGGGGGCACCGCAAGTTACGTTCGCGCTCGAGTCGAGCATTGACGAGCTGGCTCGCCGTCTGGAGCTTGATCCGCTTGAGCTACGCTTGCGAAACGCAGCGACGACCGGCGACCCGATGGGCAACAACGACCCGTGGCCGTCGATGGGGCTACGGCAGGTGCTGGAAGCCGCGGCCAACCATCCGCTCTGGCGCGAGCGCACACCGGGCAGCGGAGTCGGCCTGGCGATTGGCGGCTGGCCGTGTGGGATGTCACCCGCCGCAGCCGTTTGTCGGGTTGACACCGATGGGATCGTGCGCGTCCACGTCGGCTCGGTTGACATTTCAGGTGTCAACAGCAGCTTCGTGCTGGTGGCGGCGGAGATTCTGGGTGTACCACCCGAACAGGTCGAGATTGTGGCCGGTGATACCCGCAGCGGGCCGTTTGCCGGGCCGAGTGGCGGCAGTCAGATCACGTACAGTGTTGCCGGTGCGGTAGCTGCGGCGGCCCAGGAAGCCCGGCGGCAGCTTCTGGAGGTTGCTGCTGATATGTTGGAAGCCCGCATTGACGATCTCGACCTGCGTGATGGCGCTATCCATGTCCGGGGCTTACCTGGACGCACACTGCCAATTGGCGAGGTTGCCCGGCGTGCTCAGGAACAGCAGGGCGGGCCGGGACCTATTGTCGGTGAAGGACGAACAGCACCCGCCGAAAATGCTCCCGGCTTTGTCGCGCATATTGTGCAGGTCACGGTAGACAACGAAACCGGACGAGTGCAACCGTTGCGGTATGTCGCAATCCAGGATGTCGGGTTTCCGCTCAACCCGCTGATGGTGGAAGGCCAGATTCACGGTGGTGCCGTGCAGGGAATTGGTTGGGGGTTGCACGAAGCACTCCGCTACGACGAAAATGGCGAGCTATTGACGGCCAGTCTTATGGATTACACCCTGCCACGTGCGGCAGATGTGCCGTCGATTGAAACTGTTCTGGTCACCAATCCGGCACCCAACGGGCCGTTTGGCGCACGTGGTGTTGGCGAGCCACCGATCACCGCCGGGGCAGCAGCGCTCGCCAATGCGATTCGCGATGCCACCGGTGCCCGTATCTACGAACTGCCGATGCGCGATGAAGTGGTGTGGCGGGCAATGCAGAAGGGTGTCAACAAGCAATAG
- a CDS encoding CehA/McbA family metallohydrolase has translation MESLLTAADLHIHTTASDGTASPEAVLSYVATETDLRVIAITDHDTLRGALYARERASHYGIDVIVGCEISTRSGHLLALFIEQPVPAGLSVTETVARIHDQGGMAFAAHPFGMLVPSIGRRHLLGPERTDVDWMQLDGIEVFNASLWNPMNNERAARCAQRWGLTHIGGSDAHNLTMIGAGRTLFAGTGAADLRRALQRRATLVHGRYWGWRGVAGVVRERVWRQFGRPVESVS, from the coding sequence GTGGAATCACTACTCACCGCTGCCGATCTCCACATTCATACTACAGCCAGTGATGGTACCGCCTCGCCAGAGGCGGTTTTATCGTATGTAGCAACCGAAACCGATTTGCGGGTGATTGCGATTACCGACCACGATACGCTACGCGGAGCACTCTACGCCCGTGAACGGGCATCGCACTATGGCATTGACGTGATCGTTGGCTGTGAAATCTCGACGCGCAGCGGCCATCTGCTGGCACTGTTCATTGAGCAGCCAGTTCCGGCGGGTCTGAGTGTTACAGAAACCGTCGCACGGATTCATGATCAAGGTGGCATGGCTTTCGCTGCCCATCCTTTCGGCATGCTGGTACCTTCCATTGGACGACGGCACCTGCTTGGCCCGGAGCGGACTGATGTTGATTGGATGCAGCTTGACGGTATCGAGGTCTTCAACGCCAGTCTGTGGAATCCGATGAACAATGAGCGAGCGGCCCGGTGTGCTCAGCGATGGGGGTTGACCCACATCGGCGGTAGTGATGCACACAATCTTACAATGATTGGTGCCGGGCGCACGCTCTTTGCCGGCACCGGCGCAGCCGATCTGCGGCGGGCATTACAGCGACGTGCTACGCTGGTGCACGGCAGGTATTGGGGATGGCGCGGGGTTGCCGGTGTGGTGCGCGAGCGTGTATGGCGACAGTTCGGGCGACCGGTCGAGTCTGTATCATAA
- a CDS encoding DinB family protein has product MLDYAALYRRERTIQQLVDGLTIADLHAETDEMYDTVERLIADCTDADVTFQPVDPKAHDPFASDPNAVNQAWTLGHVIVHLTASCEESAFLAAEMARGVPFHGRSRYEVPWETVTTMAQVRQRLAESRRMLHASLNMWPDHPHLDYIVEPWPGAPPVDARGRFVLGLAHAYDHLGQIAEIVRQAKASAHS; this is encoded by the coding sequence ATGCTCGATTACGCTGCTTTGTATCGCCGCGAGCGTACCATTCAGCAACTGGTGGATGGTTTAACCATAGCCGATCTCCACGCCGAGACCGACGAAATGTACGACACAGTGGAACGGCTGATTGCCGACTGCACTGATGCAGATGTGACCTTTCAGCCGGTTGATCCCAAAGCGCACGATCCATTCGCCAGCGATCCCAATGCAGTTAACCAGGCATGGACACTCGGCCATGTGATCGTTCATCTCACTGCTTCGTGCGAAGAGTCGGCGTTTCTGGCCGCAGAAATGGCGCGTGGCGTGCCATTTCATGGCCGTTCGCGCTATGAAGTGCCCTGGGAAACCGTCACAACAATGGCTCAGGTCCGTCAGCGTCTCGCCGAGAGTCGCCGCATGCTCCATGCCTCATTGAATATGTGGCCCGACCATCCACATCTCGACTACATTGTCGAACCGTGGCCGGGCGCGCCGCCGGTTGATGCGCGTGGTCGGTTTGTATTGGGGCTGGCCCACGCCTACGATCATCTCGGCCAGATTGCCGAGATTGTGCGTCAGGCAAAGGCAAGTGCCCATTCCTGA
- a CDS encoding helix-turn-helix domain-containing protein, translating into MPLKNFAVVNHPARMRIFQALTGVELSINQLSRVLPDIPKPSLYRHVHKMLEAGVVRVARTRHIHGIEERFFIAEEGLIDPADVFQPGGLEQFADHVQLYGSSVAQDLANYVLERGEPDLNNIIAREYTFYATEEEFMKVRQAICDLLEELQKNPPAAGRTKRRMFVMGHPLRAALLADQANSDAG; encoded by the coding sequence ATGCCACTCAAAAACTTTGCCGTTGTAAATCACCCGGCGCGCATGCGCATCTTTCAGGCGCTTACCGGGGTTGAACTCTCCATCAATCAATTATCACGTGTCCTACCCGACATCCCTAAACCGTCGCTGTACCGACACGTACACAAAATGCTGGAAGCAGGCGTGGTGCGCGTTGCCCGTACACGCCACATTCACGGGATCGAAGAGCGCTTCTTCATCGCCGAGGAAGGCTTGATTGACCCGGCAGATGTTTTTCAGCCCGGCGGGTTAGAGCAGTTCGCCGACCATGTTCAGTTATACGGTTCGTCGGTAGCCCAAGACCTGGCGAATTACGTGCTGGAGCGTGGCGAACCTGACCTGAATAACATCATTGCCCGGGAATACACGTTTTACGCAACAGAGGAAGAGTTCATGAAGGTACGTCAGGCAATCTGCGATCTGTTAGAGGAACTGCAAAAGAATCCCCCCGCTGCAGGACGCACCAAACGTCGCATGTTTGTGATGGGCCATCCACTGCGAGCGGCACTACTGGCAGACCAGGCAAATTCGGACGCAGGGTAA
- a CDS encoding DUF3352 domain-containing protein has product MTAPDPFSLPPATPEPRRRNLLPILIGGGLAGILLIVIGGAALAFTLLTQRANNLPELLPAETQIYATFTPNLSDLPNIERLRQAFPETFDYQESETTSDLLAERFGVTFAEDIAPWIGAEMALALYGLPIEELTNLSGLEPADPMNPFSTPLDRETNILLLAAVRDQRAAQAFLDKQRAFREQKGERFTTNTINNVTIYASESDTTPFAAFALARNTVVFANKAENIATLVQQENDSTLARNTSFQTVIQALPGDRMATIYISGDTIARLTDALLESSTDTVPTATLNDAQAAAQALQGVGLTMAVIERGLRFDAVSVFDQNRLGNDLRERIAQLRPAVSPERAGDVDSAALGVFSFLIPEDWGQQLRDQLAASPETANTLDDLEASLNIDFERDLFRWFHGEGVITVLPLDSNDLPVGGYFALRVADRSAAEQGMERISAFVADSFGLVFTDTSLGRTQVQAIEEGDLFVGYGFNGNDLVIAFGRQAMESAFGAEQKLSSQSDYADALRALPSPNSGILHVNLTAVRELYNRVGTDLADPDLEQRLAPFKAITSTGTVGLDNQGALRGTLLLSIGS; this is encoded by the coding sequence GTGACTGCTCCCGACCCATTTTCGTTACCGCCTGCTACACCTGAACCACGCCGACGCAATCTATTACCGATCCTGATCGGTGGTGGCCTGGCAGGCATCTTACTGATTGTGATCGGCGGCGCTGCACTGGCATTTACGCTGTTGACGCAACGGGCCAATAACTTGCCCGAATTATTGCCGGCGGAAACGCAAATATATGCCACGTTCACCCCCAATCTCAGCGATCTCCCCAATATCGAACGCCTGCGGCAGGCATTTCCTGAAACGTTTGACTATCAGGAGAGTGAGACGACTTCGGATCTGCTGGCGGAACGCTTTGGGGTTACATTCGCCGAAGATATTGCCCCATGGATCGGTGCTGAGATGGCACTGGCCCTGTACGGTCTGCCTATCGAAGAGTTGACTAATCTGTCTGGCCTGGAGCCGGCTGATCCGATGAATCCGTTCTCGACACCACTGGATCGGGAAACGAACATTCTCTTGCTGGCAGCGGTACGCGATCAACGGGCTGCGCAGGCTTTTCTCGACAAGCAACGGGCGTTCCGCGAACAGAAAGGCGAACGCTTTACGACAAACACTATCAACAACGTGACGATTTACGCCAGCGAAAGCGATACAACACCGTTTGCAGCGTTTGCCCTGGCCCGGAACACGGTCGTTTTCGCCAATAAGGCCGAGAACATTGCTACGTTGGTGCAACAAGAGAATGACAGTACGCTTGCCCGCAATACATCATTTCAGACAGTAATCCAGGCTCTCCCCGGCGACCGCATGGCAACCATTTATATTTCTGGTGATACTATCGCCCGCCTCACCGATGCGTTGCTTGAGTCGTCCACCGATACGGTACCAACGGCTACCTTAAACGATGCACAGGCTGCGGCCCAGGCTCTGCAAGGAGTAGGGCTAACGATGGCGGTCATTGAGCGGGGTCTGCGCTTCGACGCCGTCTCGGTGTTTGATCAGAATCGGCTGGGGAACGACTTGCGCGAACGGATCGCTCAATTACGGCCTGCCGTTTCGCCAGAACGGGCGGGCGATGTCGATAGTGCGGCACTTGGTGTGTTCAGTTTTCTCATTCCCGAAGACTGGGGGCAGCAATTGCGTGATCAGCTTGCCGCCTCACCCGAAACGGCAAATACGCTCGACGATCTTGAAGCAAGCCTGAACATCGACTTCGAGCGCGATCTGTTTCGCTGGTTCCACGGCGAGGGTGTGATTACTGTGTTACCGCTTGACAGCAACGACCTGCCGGTTGGCGGGTATTTCGCGCTACGAGTTGCCGACCGGTCTGCCGCTGAACAAGGGATGGAGCGGATAAGTGCTTTTGTTGCCGATTCGTTCGGTCTGGTGTTTACCGACACATCACTGGGTCGTACTCAGGTACAGGCGATAGAAGAAGGCGATCTCTTTGTCGGCTACGGCTTCAACGGGAATGATCTGGTGATTGCATTCGGTCGTCAGGCGATGGAGTCGGCATTTGGAGCTGAACAGAAATTGTCAAGCCAGAGCGACTATGCCGACGCGCTGCGGGCATTACCCTCTCCGAACAGCGGTATCCTTCACGTCAACCTCACGGCTGTGCGAGAACTGTACAATCGGGTCGGTACCGATCTGGCCGATCCCGACCTCGAACAACGTCTGGCACCGTTCAAGGCGATCACATCCACCGGTACCGTTGGCCTGGATAATCAGGGCGCTCTTCGCGGAACGTTGTTGTTGAGTATTGGTTCCTGA
- a CDS encoding dipeptidase has protein sequence MPDWKSYLAEHQERFLAELVDFLRIPSISAISAHAGDVLRAAEWVANRLTQAGMEHVAILPTGGHPVVYADWLHAPGKPTVLIYGHFDVQPVDPLDLWTHPPFEPHIEHDRIYARGASDDKGNMLIPILAVEALLRSSGSLPVNIKFFFEGQEEIGSPQIPAFLQHERERFACDLVLSADGGQWSEDQPQILVGLRGGCGLQIDVRAANMDLHSGMYGGVVQNPIHALVHILASMRSDDGMITVPGFYDQVRPLTPADRERIAAIPFDEEKLKSSLGVPALFGEAGFTPREREWVRPTLEVNGIWGGFQQEGIKTVLPSEAHAKITCRLVPDQEPQVILDLLQAHIKRHTPPGVTVTVTPLAFQAFPYLIPEDDPGNVAVREVLIELYGREPYYVRSGGSIPVCTLFQRQLGAYTSNFAFGLDDERFHAPDEFFRLSSFRKGQTAYCMLLERLGR, from the coding sequence ATGCCAGACTGGAAGAGCTATCTTGCCGAACATCAGGAACGTTTTCTTGCCGAGTTGGTTGATTTTCTGCGCATTCCCAGCATCTCGGCCATCTCGGCCCACGCTGGAGACGTGCTGCGTGCTGCCGAATGGGTAGCAAATCGCCTGACTCAGGCCGGCATGGAGCATGTCGCGATCCTGCCTACCGGTGGTCATCCGGTGGTCTATGCCGATTGGCTACATGCGCCGGGTAAGCCAACGGTATTGATCTACGGCCATTTTGACGTGCAACCGGTTGATCCTCTCGATCTATGGACCCATCCGCCCTTTGAGCCGCATATCGAACATGACCGCATTTATGCCCGTGGCGCGAGTGATGATAAAGGCAACATGCTCATTCCAATCCTGGCAGTGGAGGCGTTGCTGCGGAGCAGCGGATCGCTACCGGTCAATATCAAGTTCTTCTTCGAGGGCCAGGAAGAGATTGGCAGTCCGCAGATTCCGGCATTCCTGCAACACGAGCGTGAACGGTTTGCTTGCGATCTCGTCTTGAGCGCCGATGGTGGACAGTGGAGCGAGGATCAGCCTCAAATTCTGGTTGGCCTGCGCGGCGGCTGTGGGTTGCAGATCGACGTTCGTGCTGCAAATATGGACTTGCATTCGGGCATGTATGGCGGTGTCGTCCAAAATCCGATTCATGCGCTGGTCCACATCCTCGCCTCGATGCGCTCGGACGATGGTATGATCACCGTTCCCGGCTTCTACGATCAGGTGCGACCACTGACCCCCGCCGACCGCGAGCGGATTGCGGCCATTCCCTTCGATGAAGAGAAGTTGAAGTCATCCCTCGGCGTGCCGGCCCTCTTCGGTGAAGCCGGTTTTACCCCGCGCGAGCGTGAGTGGGTACGGCCAACGCTTGAAGTTAACGGTATCTGGGGCGGTTTCCAGCAGGAAGGCATCAAGACCGTCTTGCCGTCTGAAGCCCACGCCAAAATTACCTGTCGGCTGGTGCCCGACCAGGAACCCCAGGTGATCCTCGATCTGTTGCAGGCGCACATCAAGCGCCATACCCCACCCGGCGTAACCGTGACCGTGACACCACTCGCCTTTCAGGCGTTCCCCTACCTCATTCCCGAAGACGATCCGGGCAATGTTGCCGTGCGTGAAGTCCTGATCGAGCTGTATGGCCGCGAGCCGTATTACGTGCGGAGTGGTGGTTCGATCCCGGTGTGTACCCTCTTCCAGCGCCAGCTTGGTGCCTATACCAGCAACTTTGCCTTTGGCCTGGACGATGAGCGCTTCCACGCGCCCGATGAATTCTTCCGCTTGAGCAGTTTCCGCAAAGGGCAAACCGCCTACTGCATGCTGCTTGAGCGGCTGGGACGGTGA